The DNA sequence ATTGGGAAAACAACAGTATTAAAATTACTTATAAAAGACCTTATTGAAAAGAATATTAACCCATCTAATATTCTTTACGTTACACTTGATCTAATAAAAGATGAAAATGAACTCACTCAACTTTTATTAGATTATTTTTTAATGAATGGGAAAAGTAATAACAAAGAAAAAGTGTATTTATTACTTGATGAAGTTTCCAGTGTAAGTAATTGGCAAAAATCAATCAAATATTTATATGATACGGGAAAATTGGAAAATACATTCGTTGTGTTAACTGGCTCTTCTTCATACGATTCGAAAAAATCTTCAGAAAGACTTCCAGGAAGAAGAGAATTTGGGAAGGATGTAGTGTATTTACCAGTTACCTTTAAAGAATATACTACACAAAAATACGGAATCGATTTTCAGTATAACTTGGAAGATTTATTTGAAATGAATGAGGAAGAGTTAAAAGCAATAAATTTAAAAAATTCAAGATTTAAGGATGATTTTAAAATGTATATTATAACTGGAGGATTTCCAAAAGTAATCAATGATTTTTTAGAGAATAATGTTATCTCAGAAGAAACCCTAAATGTGTACAAAAATTATTTATATGGAGATGTTGAACGATTTAATCGTTCAAGAATAATATTAAATCAATTGCTTTTTAAAACACCAGATCTGATAGGTCAACGCTTTTCCTGGAATTCACTTTCTAACGATATAGAAGGAGTTAGTTCAAAAAATACAATAGAAGATTATTTCAATTTATTAAGTATGAATTTTCTTTTTGGAATTTTGTTTTTTTATGATTTCTCTAAAAAAGTAATTAAACCAAAGAAGCAAAAAAAGATTTACCCGGTAGATTTGATTATTACATCTGTGATCGAAAATATTACAAACATCGAAATTGGATTACCTATAAAGATTGAGCAAGTTGTTTTTTCACATCTTTTGAGATATTCAAAAAATTTATCTGAAGGATTAATGTTGTATAATGGTCCATATTTCTGGTATTCACAAAAAGGAAACGAAATAGATTTTTTAATTGATTTAAGAAATGAAATTATACCTATAGAAGTTAAATTTCAAAATAAAATTTCTCCATCTGATTATTTTACAATGAAAAAGGTTTTTCAAAAAGGAATACTGGTAACAAAAAACACTGTGTTTAAAAGAGATAACATAATTGCACTTCCAGTTGAGTTGTTTTTGTTGTTTGTGTAAATAATTCCCTTTTAATAAATTCTTAGGCTTTCTTCATAATTATAGTTTAAACTATTATAGTTTAAACTATAATATTGTTAACTATAATGTAGTATAATTTTTTAGGGGTGATATGATGAAATTTATTGATAGGATTGATGAAATGAATTTTTTGGAAAAAGAATATAATAAAAAAACTTCTTCTTTTGTGGTATTGTATGGTAGAAGAAGGGTTGGAAAAACAAGGCTTATAAAAGAATTTATTAAAAATAAAAATAGCGTTTATTTTCTAGCAACAGAGGAAAATGAAATTGAAAACATAAAAACATTTCAAAATATCCTCTATTTAAAATATAAAAATCCCTTATTGTCTAATAATAAAGTTTTGAGTTGGAATGACTTATTTTATATAATTTCTACTTTAGATTTGACAAAAAAATTGGTTATTGTAATAGATGAATTTCAATATTTATTACAGTCAAATAAAGGGTTTTCTTCCATTTTGCAAAAGGCTTGGGATGAATATTTAAAAGGTAAAAATATAATGCTTATAATTTCAGGTTCAACTCTTTCTATGATAAAAAGAGAGGTTCTTTCTTATTCAAGCCCATTGTATGGAAGAAGGACGGGTCAGATAAATCTAAAGCCAATTAGATTTGAATATTTCAAAGATTTTTTCGAAAATAAAGATATTGATTTGATTGAACTCTATTCTTTAACTGGAGGGGTTCCCAAATATATAGAGATGCTTGAGGTTAAAAAGGGTATATATAATACTATTAAAGAGAATTTTTTAAATGTTAATTCTTATTTTTTCGAAGAGCCTTACTTTTTACTTGAAAAGGAATTAAAAGATATAGGTTCATATTTTTCATTAATGAAGGTCATTGCAAATGGAAATAACAAACTTGGGAAAATTTCAGCAAGTTTGGGTATAAAGCAAACATCATTGAGTTATTATTTAAAAAATTTAATTGAGCTTGATATTTTAGAGCGAGAAGTTCCAGTTGGAGAAAAGAACCCGCAAACAAGTAAGAGAGGATTATACAAAATTAAAGATAAATTTCTGGATTTTTGGTTTAAGTTTGTTTATCCATACAAAAGTTATATAGAAATAGGTAATATAGATTTTGTTATGAACATAATCAAAAAATCCTTTATAGAAAGACATGTAAGTTTTGTATATGAAGATATTAGCAGAGAAAAATTAATAGAGTTAAATTTAAAAAATAAGCTACCAATAAAATTGTCTAAAATTGGAAGATGGTGGGAAAAAGATACAGAGATAGATATTGTAGGAATAGATGATAACAACAATCCCATTCTTTTTGGTGAATGTAAATATACAAAAAGTCCAGTAGACTTAGATGTATATTACCTTTTAGTTGAAAAATCAAAAAAACTTTTAAGGAATGAGAATATAAATTTAGAAAATTTATATTTTGTTTTCTTTTCATATAATGGTTATACGAAAAGTTTTATTGAAAAAGTAAAAAAAGAGAAAAATATACTCATTTTTGAAGGAGATAGCATCTAGCTGGTTGATAAATATGATTGAAATTTGAGGAAAAGTATGTGAGGTTAAACAAAAAGGCTAAAATTCCTTAAGTTTCTTCTCTATTTTTGCGATCATAGAAAAGTCTTTGTTATCGTGAAGTAAGTATAAATCATTTTCAATTGCAGTTTGTGCAATCAGCAAGTCTATTGTACTTTGTATGGTTATACCGCTTTTTCTGCATTTTCAAACGATTTTTTTCCATTGTTAAGTTCGTAAAAAGTTTGCGTGTCAAGATATTCTTTAAGTTTGTTGAATTCCTTTTCGTTTTTAGCTCCTTGAAGTATTTCTTGGTATATAAATTTATTTATTCCAAAAGGAATGTTTCTATCTAAAATATATTCAAACTTTTTGGTTT is a window from the Thermosipho atlanticus DSM 15807 genome containing:
- a CDS encoding PIN domain-containing protein, translated to MILVDISVLIAFLKGIDNEKTKKFEYILDRNIPFGINKFIYQEILQGAKNEKEFNKLKEYLDTQTFYELNNGKKSFENAEKAV
- a CDS encoding ATP-binding protein, with translation MKFIDRIDEMNFLEKEYNKKTSSFVVLYGRRRVGKTRLIKEFIKNKNSVYFLATEENEIENIKTFQNILYLKYKNPLLSNNKVLSWNDLFYIISTLDLTKKLVIVIDEFQYLLQSNKGFSSILQKAWDEYLKGKNIMLIISGSTLSMIKREVLSYSSPLYGRRTGQINLKPIRFEYFKDFFENKDIDLIELYSLTGGVPKYIEMLEVKKGIYNTIKENFLNVNSYFFEEPYFLLEKELKDIGSYFSLMKVIANGNNKLGKISASLGIKQTSLSYYLKNLIELDILEREVPVGEKNPQTSKRGLYKIKDKFLDFWFKFVYPYKSYIEIGNIDFVMNIIKKSFIERHVSFVYEDISREKLIELNLKNKLPIKLSKIGRWWEKDTEIDIVGIDDNNNPILFGECKYTKSPVDLDVYYLLVEKSKKLLRNENINLENLYFVFFSYNGYTKSFIEKVKKEKNILIFEGDSI
- a CDS encoding ATP-binding protein, with the protein product MDFSYIYRQNPWWEDRESINFDMHIRKFEKSKFKYIPYFMNELKNYKNGIYIIKGPRQIGKTTVLKLLIKDLIEKNINPSNILYVTLDLIKDENELTQLLLDYFLMNGKSNNKEKVYLLLDEVSSVSNWQKSIKYLYDTGKLENTFVVLTGSSSYDSKKSSERLPGRREFGKDVVYLPVTFKEYTTQKYGIDFQYNLEDLFEMNEEELKAINLKNSRFKDDFKMYIITGGFPKVINDFLENNVISEETLNVYKNYLYGDVERFNRSRIILNQLLFKTPDLIGQRFSWNSLSNDIEGVSSKNTIEDYFNLLSMNFLFGILFFYDFSKKVIKPKKQKKIYPVDLIITSVIENITNIEIGLPIKIEQVVFSHLLRYSKNLSEGLMLYNGPYFWYSQKGNEIDFLIDLRNEIIPIEVKFQNKISPSDYFTMKKVFQKGILVTKNTVFKRDNIIALPVELFLLFV